A DNA window from Hordeum vulgare subsp. vulgare chromosome 1H, MorexV3_pseudomolecules_assembly, whole genome shotgun sequence contains the following coding sequences:
- the LOC123444836 gene encoding sorting nexin 2A-like: MMAAEPSSPSATASAAADDLETLALDSSHSSPAAATDPLLRPPPSSNGAASRHEPFVIDDFLDGDDDDEMPPPAPTARAPAANGGSAPVFSRITVSDPKKHAEPVSGAAGVIPGSGSYFSYLVTTRLADGAAEVRVRRRFRDVVALADRLAAAHRGLFVPARPDKSLVEGQVMQRHDFVSQRCTALQRYLRRLAAHPVVAASPDLRTFLTEPGAIAAFQGEAPQHWTTTVNAAIPQVPAKAGRDLFGMFKDLKQTVVNGLVATKPPPVEEETDTEFLSHKSRLEDLQQQLTTTSQQAESLVKAQDDLRTTTAHLGMTLIKLAKFEREQATCNSERRRAGVIQHFANSVVKFSRSQAKLNSEVVQQLDTIHEYLEMMISVHHAFTDRSNALQHVQSLSADLFFLHTRAGRLESVSSRGIGQEWTRYQKIEGLKETISTREGVKNQALREYENIKENNMTEIKRFDKDRRRDLIEMLKGFVVNQVSYSDHFANMWGKVAEETKVYANRGN, translated from the exons ATGATGGCCGCCGAGCCCTCGTCGCCGtccgccaccgcctccgccgCGGCCGACGACCTCGAGACCCTCGCCCTCGACTCCTCCCACTCCtcgcccgccgccgccaccgaccCCCTCCTCCGCCCGCCCCCCTCCTCCAACGGCGCCGCCAGCCGCCACGAGCCCTTCGTCATCGACGACTTcctcgacggcgacgacgacgacgagatgcCCCCGCCAGCCCCCACCGCCCGCGCGCCGGCCGCCAACGGCGGGTCGGCGCCCGTCTTCTCCCGGATCACCGTCTCCGATCCGAAGAAGCACGCGGAGCCCGTCTCCGGGGCCGCCGGCGTGATCCCCGGCTCCGGGAGCTACTTCTCCTACCTCGTCACCACGCGCCTCGCCGACGGCGCCGCCGAGGTCCGCGTGCGCCGCCGCTTCCGCGACGTCGTCGCCCTTGCCGACCGCCTCGCCGCGGCCCACCGCGGCCTCTTCGTGCCCGCCCGCCCCGACAAGAGCCTCGTCGAGGGCCAGGTCATGCAGCGCCACGACTTCGTCAGCCAGCGCTGCACCGCGCTCCAGCGCTACCTCCGCCGCCTCGCCGCGCACCCCGTCGTTGCCGCCAGCCCTGACCTCCGCACGTTCCTTACCGAGCCGGGTGCCATCGCCGCCTTTCAGGGCGAGGCGCCGCAGCACTGGACTACCACGGTGAACGCCGCGATTCCGCAGGTCCCGGCGAAAGCTGGGAGAGACTTGTTTGGGATGTTCAAGGATTTGAAACAGACTGTAGTGAACGGGTTGGTCGCAACTAAGCCACCGCCTGTGGAGGAGGAGACTGATACAGAATTCCTGTCGCACAAGTCCAGGCTCGAGGATTTGCAGCAGCAGCTCACCACGACATCTCAGCAG GCGGAATCACTTGTTAAAGCTCAGGATGATCTTCGAACAACTACAGCTCATTTGGGAATGACATTGATTAAACTGGCAAAATTTGAAAGGGAGCAGGCAACATGTAATTCCGAGAGAAGACGAGCTGGTGTTATCCAACATTTTGCAAATTCTGTTGTCAAGTTCAGCAGATCTCAGGCAAAATTAAATTCTGAAGTTGTACAACAGCTG GATACTATCCATGAATACTTGGAGATGATGATATCTGTTCATCATGCATTTACTGACCGTTCAAACGCTTTACAACACGTGCAAAGTCTGTCAGCAGATCTGTTTTTCTTGCACACTAGGGCAGGAAGACTTGAATCTGTATCATCAAGAGGCATTGGGCAGGAATGGACAAGGTATCAGAAGATAGAGGGATTGAAAGAAACAATAAGCACAAGAGAAGGAGTGAAAAACCAAGCTCTTAGAGAATATGAAAATATTAAG GAAAACAACATGACTGAAATTAAAAGATTTGACAAGGATAGGCGCCGGGATCTAATTGAGATGCTCAAAGGATTTGTAGTAAATCAG GTTTCGTATTCGGACCATTTTGCTAATATGTGGGGAAAGGTAGCAGAGGAAACTAAAGTATACGCAAACAGGGGCAACTGA
- the LOC123444845 gene encoding PRA1 family protein B2-like, producing MASAPTQPPLLPVTNPTAAGSAPASGGGGGGGLDAPIATPAFRLFMSRISESARRSLSDRRPWAEMVDRSAFSRPDSLSDATSRLRRNLTYFRVNYTAVVAFALAASLLAHPFSLLILLGVLAAWCFLYIFRASDQPVALFGRTFSDRETLLGLIVASLVAFFFTPVASLIISGMLVGGAIVAAHGAFRMPEDLFLDESDAASGNSAAQGLLSFLGAPGSRV from the coding sequence ATGGCTTCCGCGCCGAcacagccgcccctcctcccGGTCACCAACCCCACGGCCGCGGGCTCGGCCCCCGCctccggcggcggtggcggtggcggcctGGACGCGCCGATCGCCACGCCGGCGTTCCGCCTCTTCATGAGCCGGATCTCCGAGTCGGCGCGGCGCTCGCTGTCCGACCGGCGCCCGTGGGCCGAGATGGTCGACCGCTCGGCCTTCTCGCGGCCGGACTCCCTCTCCGACGCCACCTCCCGCCTGCGCCGCAACCTCACCTACTTCCGCGTCAACTACACCGCCGTCGTCGCCTTCGCGCTCGcggcctcgctcctggcccacccCTTCTCGCTCCTCATCCTCCTGGGGGTCCTCGCCGCCTGGTGCTTCCTCTACATCTTCCGCGCCTCCGACCAGCCCGTCGCGCTCTTCGGCCGCACCTTCTCCGACCGCGAGACGCTTCTGGGGCTCATCGTCGCCTCGCTCGTGGCCTTCTTCTTCACGCCCGTCGCGTCGCTCATCATCTCCGGGATGCTCGTCGGCGGCGCCATCGTCGCCGCCCACGGCGCGTTCCGCATGCCCGAGGACCTCTTCCTGGACGAATCCGACGCAGCCAGCGGCAACAGCGCGGCTCAGGGGCTGCTCTCCTTCCTCGGGGCACCCGGATCTAGGGTTTGA